One genomic region from Tigriopus californicus strain San Diego chromosome 4, Tcal_SD_v2.1, whole genome shotgun sequence encodes:
- the LOC131879806 gene encoding protein Abitram-like isoform X1, producing MSVDIEIPPIEHSLLPQAPDADPLSVEQRYYTRYYTRPLVQDPVSCVPPTDSTDSTDSTDSNERKSPTDPFKEAGLILVHSNRICLVCLSPHHTIHRKGLKVERLNFQVTNRINRLDNLDVKGKSKRGAQVVDENAILAWIECDNGERYPLRSQVKGKLIEINPKVIEDPQIMVDQPFGPGFVAIIMPKLPEGLSQLKERMVTEDEFKKLSSS from the exons ATGAGTGTTGATATCGAAATTCCCCCTATTGAACACAGCCTATTGCCCCAGGCTCCAGATGCGGATCCCTTGAGTGTGGAGCAACGATATTACACTCGGTATTACACCCGACCTTTGGTGCAGGATCCTGTTTCGTGTGTTCCACCGACCGATTCGACCGATTCGACCGATTCGACCGATTCGAATGAGCGCAAGTCTCCGACGGATCCGTTCAAGGAAGCCGGTCTCATTTTGGTCCATTCCAATCGGATTTGTTTAGTGTGTTTGTCCCCGCATCACACCATACACCGGAAAGGACTCAAAGTCGAGAGGCTAAACTTTCAAGTGACCAATCGGATCAACAG GCTGGATAATCTGGACGTGAAAGGAAAATCTAAACGAGGCGCCCAAGTTGTGGATGAGAATGCTATCTTGGCTTGGATCGAGTGCGACAACGGAGAGCGATATCCTTTGAGGAGCCAAGTCAAAGGCAAGCTAATCGAAATCAATCCCAAAGTCATCGAGGACCCTCAAATCATGGTGGACCAACCTTTTGGACCAGGCTTTGTGGCCATCATCATGCCCAAACTACCTGAAGGCTTGAGCCAACTCAAGGAGCGAATGGTCACCGAAGACGAGTTCAAGAAATTGTCGTCGTCTTAG
- the LOC131879806 gene encoding protein Abitram-like isoform X2: MSVDIEIPPIEHSLLPQAPDADPLSVEQRYYTRYYTRPLVQDPVSCVPPTDSTDSTDSTDSNERKSPTDPFKEAGLILVHSNRICLVCLSPHHTIHRKGLKVERLNFQVTNRINRLDNLDVKGKSKRGAQVVDENAILAWIECDNGERYPLRSQVKGKLIEINPKVIEDPQIMVDQPFGPGFVAIIMPKLPEGLSQLKERMVTEDEFKKLSSS, encoded by the exons ATGAGTGTTGATATCGAAATTCCCCCTATTGAACACAGCCTATTGCCCCAGGCTCCAGATGCGGATCCCTTGAGTGTGGAGCAACGATATTACACTCGGTATTACACCCGACCTTTGGTGCAGGATCCTGTTTCGTGTGTTCCACCGACCGATTCGACCGATTCGACCGATTCGACCGATTCGAATGAGCGCAAGTCTCCGACGGATCCGTTCAAGGAAGCCGGTCTCATTTTGGTCCATTCCAATCGGATTTGTTTAGTGTGTTTGTCCCCGCATCACACCATACACCGGAAAGGACTCAAAGTCGAGAGGCTAAACTTTCAAGTGACCAATCGGATCAACAG GCTGGATAATCTGGACGTGAAAGGAAAATCTAAACGAGGCGCCCAAGTTGTGGATGAGAATGCTATCTTGGCTTGGATCGAGTGCGACAACGGAGAGCGATATCCTTTGAGGAGCCAAGTCAAAGGCAAGCTAATCGAAATCAATCCCAAAGTCATCGAGGACCCTCAAATCATGGTGGACCAACCTTTTGGACCAGGCTTTGTGGCCATCATCATGCCCAAACTACCTGAAGGCTTGAGCCAACTCAAGGAGCGAATGGTCACCGAAGACGAGTTCAAGAAATTGTCGTCGTCTTA G